One segment of Gammaproteobacteria bacterium DNA contains the following:
- the larC gene encoding nickel pincer cofactor biosynthesis protein LarC has translation MKILYYDCFAGISGDMHLAALLDLGVDHHAWRQELAKLNLEGYQVQIRRANRKGISGTQVHVIADSHQPEPRNLRQIEALIGRSALPDAIQAQAMGVFGRLAEAEARIHDTTLDRIHFHEVGALDAIVDIVGGAIALDWLKVDRVLCSPVELGSGVAHCEHGVLPVPAPATLELLKDVPVRLGAVPFEATTPTGAALLTTFVDAFVERPAFSVQRIGYGIGHRDGPIPNVLRACLGEQAAPERAEEELHVLECNIDDMNPEWYDYLLERLFTIGALDAWLTPVQMKKNRPGALLSVLCAMEKTPHLAELLLIETTTLGVRHYPVKRAELVREIVQVTTPYGEVRVKMACHQGRTLRRKPEYEDCKRLALEHGVPIHEIYAATQGALNSGLAT, from the coding sequence ATGAAGATCCTTTATTATGACTGTTTCGCCGGCATCAGCGGCGACATGCACTTGGCGGCCTTGCTGGATTTGGGTGTGGATCACCATGCCTGGCGACAGGAACTGGCCAAGCTGAACCTGGAGGGTTACCAGGTGCAAATTCGCCGCGCCAACCGCAAAGGGATTAGCGGTACTCAGGTGCATGTCATCGCTGATTCTCATCAGCCAGAACCTCGCAACTTGCGTCAGATCGAGGCGCTGATCGGTCGCAGCGCCTTGCCCGACGCGATTCAGGCGCAGGCAATGGGCGTATTCGGGCGCTTGGCGGAGGCCGAGGCACGTATTCATGACACCACTCTGGATCGCATTCATTTTCACGAAGTGGGGGCGCTGGATGCGATCGTGGATATTGTGGGTGGGGCTATCGCGCTGGACTGGCTGAAAGTGGATCGGGTGCTGTGTTCGCCGGTTGAACTGGGCAGTGGCGTGGCGCATTGCGAACATGGCGTATTGCCTGTGCCAGCCCCGGCCACGCTGGAGTTGCTCAAAGATGTCCCCGTGCGGCTGGGAGCCGTTCCGTTTGAGGCGACCACGCCGACCGGCGCTGCATTGCTAACCACGTTTGTTGATGCGTTTGTGGAGCGACCGGCGTTTTCCGTGCAGCGCATCGGTTATGGCATCGGTCATCGCGATGGCCCCATTCCTAATGTGCTGCGGGCTTGCCTGGGCGAACAAGCGGCGCCGGAGCGCGCGGAGGAGGAATTGCATGTTCTGGAGTGCAATATCGACGACATGAACCCGGAGTGGTATGACTATCTGCTGGAGCGGCTGTTCACGATAGGCGCTCTGGATGCCTGGCTGACGCCGGTGCAAATGAAGAAAAACCGGCCCGGTGCGTTGTTGAGTGTCCTTTGCGCGATGGAAAAGACGCCGCATCTTGCAGAATTGCTGCTGATCGAAACCACAACGCTGGGCGTGCGTCATTATCCAGTCAAGCGCGCTGAGTTGGTTCGAGAGATCGTGCAGGTAACGACCCCTTATGGCGAAGTCAGGGTTAAGATGGCCTGCCATCAAGGCCGGACGCTGCGCCGTAAACCGGAATATGAGGACTGCAAGCGGCTGGCACTGGAACATGGCGTACCGATTCATGAGATTTATGCGGCAACGCAGGGCGCTCTGAATAGCGGCCTAGCGACTTGA
- a CDS encoding efflux RND transporter permease subunit codes for MTGPNLSAWALDHQPFIRYLIGLLLLSGFYAYFTLGQMEDPEFTMKGMVIQAYWPGATSLETEQQIIDPLEKKLQETPWLDFISSYAKPGEAVLIILLKESVPPDEVPDIWYEVRKKVADIRHKLPVGVQGPFFNDEFGDTFGSIYAFTADGFSYAELKEYVDYARQKLLGLNDISKVDVIGAQQEKIYIEGSDKKLAAIGIDPLLIFSTLTTQNSVESAGTIATSQIQIPLRVDGNFASLDSIRATGIRVNDRIFRLSDIAEIRRGYQDPPIFKMRYMGQEAIGLAVSMTKGGNILKLGADLRQAIHQLQAELPIGIDIHQVADQPRVVKAAINEFMKTFLEALVIVLGVTFFSLGWRAGVVVTLCIPLVLAMTFLGMKLFGIDLHRISLGALIIALGLLVDDAIIVLEMIDRKMEQGWDRTKATTFAYTSTAFPMLTGTLVTVAGFLPIGLAQSNAGEYTFSIFAVVSIALISSWIVAVVFTPYLAYTFLNRQEKPAGNGMILPQSFFSGSGGFGKWVQRYRDGVIRWEEVINDGLLRLVEWCLLHHRRVLVFTFLAFIAAILGFHFVPKQFFPSSSRPELLVDMWLPEGSSFAATEEQVRQLEARVIGDENVINLVSYVGGGSPRFYLSMRIQQDSVNYAQVVIMSRDEDAREAVLQRLNHEFEQGFPTVHARVSRLENGPPLGYPVQFRVVGRDSRRLRTIANELIEIMRANPYTRDINTDWKERIQVVRLRIDPDKARALGLNIQNLSRNLSALVSGLSVTQYREGDKVIDIVLRALREERSNLSDLKDLYIYTENHRFVPLGQIAYIERAFEEGIVWRRDRFPTITVLAGIVDGVQAPDVTLQIDHMLGPLRARLPDGYRIEIGGAQEASVKSQGSIFAVAPLMMAVILTLLMLQLRSFQRTLIVMLTAPLGIIGVTLFLLITQLPFGFVAMLGMIALSGIIMRNAVILLDQIDQDQAAGLPPWQAVISSTVRRFRPIMLTALTAILALIPLTQSTFWAPMAAAIIGGLLIATVLDRLALPALYVIWFGIRPPSS; via the coding sequence ATGACTGGCCCAAATCTTTCAGCGTGGGCGCTCGACCATCAACCGTTCATTCGTTATCTGATCGGTTTGTTGCTGTTGAGCGGTTTCTATGCCTATTTCACCCTCGGGCAAATGGAGGATCCTGAATTTACTATGAAAGGGATGGTAATCCAAGCCTACTGGCCAGGTGCTACAAGTCTGGAGACTGAGCAGCAGATTATTGATCCACTTGAAAAAAAACTGCAAGAAACTCCTTGGCTGGACTTTATCAGCAGCTATGCCAAACCTGGAGAAGCGGTCCTAATTATCTTACTCAAGGAATCTGTACCTCCCGATGAAGTGCCAGACATCTGGTACGAAGTTCGCAAAAAAGTCGCCGACATACGGCACAAACTTCCTGTCGGAGTGCAAGGACCGTTTTTCAATGATGAATTTGGTGACACTTTCGGCTCGATCTACGCTTTTACTGCAGATGGTTTCAGCTACGCGGAACTCAAAGAATATGTAGATTATGCACGTCAGAAACTATTAGGGCTGAATGACATTAGTAAAGTGGACGTGATCGGCGCTCAACAGGAAAAAATCTATATTGAAGGCTCTGATAAGAAGTTGGCCGCAATCGGAATCGATCCCCTGCTGATTTTTTCCACATTGACAACGCAAAATTCGGTGGAATCCGCCGGTACAATAGCGACTTCGCAGATCCAGATACCGCTGCGAGTGGACGGTAACTTTGCCTCCCTGGACAGCATCCGCGCTACCGGTATTCGCGTCAATGATCGGATTTTCCGTCTGAGCGATATTGCAGAAATCCGGCGAGGTTATCAAGACCCCCCAATCTTCAAGATGCGCTACATGGGTCAGGAAGCCATTGGTTTGGCGGTTTCCATGACCAAGGGCGGCAACATCTTGAAATTGGGTGCGGACTTGCGCCAGGCCATACATCAGCTACAAGCTGAACTACCGATTGGTATCGACATTCACCAAGTGGCTGATCAGCCGCGCGTCGTGAAAGCGGCGATTAATGAATTCATGAAGACTTTTCTTGAAGCACTGGTAATTGTGCTAGGAGTGACATTCTTCAGCCTGGGTTGGCGCGCTGGCGTGGTCGTAACTTTATGCATTCCACTGGTGCTAGCCATGACTTTCCTGGGTATGAAGTTGTTCGGCATTGACCTGCATCGCATTTCGCTAGGCGCGTTGATTATCGCCCTGGGTTTGCTGGTGGACGACGCCATCATTGTCCTGGAAATGATCGATCGCAAAATGGAGCAAGGTTGGGATCGGACCAAGGCCACCACCTTTGCATATACCAGCACCGCTTTTCCGATGCTGACCGGCACACTGGTAACGGTAGCCGGTTTCCTGCCCATTGGGTTGGCCCAGTCTAATGCGGGCGAATACACCTTTTCCATTTTCGCGGTGGTTAGCATCGCCTTGATATCGTCATGGATCGTTGCTGTAGTCTTCACGCCCTATTTGGCTTACACATTTTTAAATAGGCAGGAAAAGCCTGCTGGCAACGGGATGATACTTCCTCAATCCTTTTTCTCAGGTAGCGGCGGGTTCGGAAAGTGGGTACAACGCTACCGCGACGGGGTAATCCGTTGGGAAGAGGTGATCAACGATGGGTTATTGCGTTTGGTGGAATGGTGTTTGCTCCACCATCGAAGGGTACTTGTGTTTACTTTTTTGGCTTTTATCGCTGCCATCTTGGGCTTTCATTTCGTGCCAAAGCAATTCTTTCCTTCCTCATCTCGCCCTGAGTTGTTAGTAGACATGTGGTTACCAGAGGGCTCTTCGTTCGCTGCAACCGAAGAGCAAGTCAGGCAACTCGAAGCACGGGTCATAGGGGATGAAAATGTTATAAATCTTGTCAGTTATGTGGGCGGCGGTTCTCCCCGTTTCTATCTTTCGATGCGCATTCAGCAAGATAGCGTCAATTATGCCCAGGTTGTCATCATGAGTCGCGATGAGGATGCTCGTGAGGCAGTTCTGCAGCGCTTGAATCATGAGTTTGAGCAGGGCTTTCCAACGGTGCACGCTCGCGTATCGCGGCTGGAAAATGGCCCACCCCTCGGCTATCCGGTGCAGTTTCGAGTTGTGGGACGCGATTCGCGTCGGCTGCGAACCATTGCCAACGAACTGATTGAGATCATGCGAGCCAACCCCTACACACGGGATATCAACACGGACTGGAAAGAGCGGATTCAGGTTGTGCGATTGCGCATCGATCCGGACAAGGCGCGCGCGCTGGGTCTCAATATTCAGAATCTCTCGCGCAATCTCAGCGCCCTCGTCAGTGGTTTATCGGTCACACAGTACCGGGAAGGCGACAAGGTCATTGATATCGTGTTGCGCGCGCTCAGGGAGGAGCGTAGCAACTTGAGTGATCTGAAGGATCTTTATATTTATACTGAAAATCATCGCTTCGTTCCCTTAGGGCAGATTGCTTATATTGAACGTGCCTTTGAAGAAGGGATTGTTTGGCGACGCGACCGTTTTCCGACGATCACCGTACTAGCCGGGATTGTTGATGGAGTACAGGCGCCGGATGTGACCTTGCAGATTGACCATATGCTAGGCCCATTGCGCGCCCGGTTGCCCGATGGCTATCGCATCGAGATTGGCGGCGCCCAGGAAGCTAGCGTCAAATCGCAAGGGTCGATCTTTGCAGTCGCGCCACTGATGATGGCGGTCATCCTGACCCTGCTGATGCTCCAACTGCGGAGCTTCCAGCGGACACTGATTGTGATGCTTACGGCGCCGCTAGGCATCATTGGCGTTACGCTATTTTTGTTGATTACGCAATTGCCGTTTGGCTTTGTAGCTATGCTAGGGATGATTGCGCTGTCGGGGATCATCATGCGCAACGCGGTGATTCTGCTGGATCAGATTGACCAGGATCAGGCGGCAGGGCTGCCGCCTTGGCAGGCAGTGATCAGTTCGACGGTGCGTCGATTCCGGCCCATTATGTTGACCGCGTTGACGGCGATTCTGGCTTTGATTCCCTTAACCCAGAGTACCTTCTGGGCGCCTATGGCGGCGGCTATCATAGGTGGGTTGCTGATTGCGACCGTTCTTGATCGTTTAGCGCTGCCAGCGTTGTATGTCATTTGGTTTGGGATCCGTCCACCATCATCCTAA
- a CDS encoding PEP-CTERM sorting domain-containing protein, which produces MNLKKTALAAAIAGVFAMGAAGQAAASVYAGSKLEISDLTIVITGVNAPAVSSYSFNLDNTATLNGVSDTTAGISTSCFGSVTTSVTTCSTTPGTPPLAAHAANAPGGAPSRVDGAANNWDFFGPGVAQTYANSDSEIQTAQLVNGVPTSTVQISEAEIAGTGTAQSSTNVQSNTTLNFVFTTVGPASLTLSFQANPSLYVSDDTVPTPLIALAQANTGLSFGLSSTNAGVNVRWNPDGLAGGFSSCVGATCTENDDDESLNNTVGLPSVPGSDGISDIRSGNDNGLSNFSITLGSLGAGTYSLTLAGTSSVSVVQIESVPEPATLALLGIGLLGIGAAKRRNKRV; this is translated from the coding sequence ATGAACCTGAAAAAAACCGCCTTAGCGGCAGCAATAGCAGGCGTGTTTGCGATGGGAGCAGCAGGGCAAGCAGCTGCTAGCGTATACGCAGGGTCGAAACTTGAGATCAGCGATCTTACGATCGTTATAACGGGTGTTAACGCGCCGGCAGTTTCGTCTTACAGCTTTAATCTTGACAACACGGCCACTCTAAATGGCGTGTCCGATACTACCGCTGGAATCAGTACAAGTTGCTTTGGTTCCGTCACGACTTCCGTTACTACATGCAGCACAACTCCTGGCACCCCTCCCCTAGCGGCTCATGCGGCCAATGCTCCAGGTGGTGCGCCGTCACGTGTTGATGGTGCAGCAAACAATTGGGATTTTTTCGGACCGGGCGTAGCTCAAACCTATGCAAACTCGGATTCCGAGATTCAAACTGCTCAGTTGGTGAACGGTGTTCCAACCAGCACGGTTCAGATCAGCGAAGCTGAAATTGCGGGGACAGGTACCGCACAGTCTTCCACGAATGTCCAATCAAACACTACTTTGAATTTCGTATTCACGACGGTAGGACCTGCTTCGTTAACACTGTCATTTCAGGCTAATCCATCTCTTTACGTGTCGGATGACACCGTACCCACCCCGCTCATTGCGCTTGCCCAAGCAAATACAGGTCTTAGTTTCGGACTTAGCAGCACCAACGCAGGCGTTAACGTAAGATGGAACCCTGATGGGTTAGCGGGTGGGTTCAGCAGTTGTGTTGGCGCCACATGTACTGAGAACGATGACGATGAGAGCCTCAATAACACAGTCGGTCTTCCCTCTGTTCCGGGAAGCGATGGCATCAGCGATATCCGGAGTGGTAACGACAATGGTTTATCAAACTTCAGCATAACGCTCGGTAGCCTTGGTGCAGGAACCTACTCGCTTACTTTGGCGGGCACTTCGTCCGTGAGTGTAGTGCAAATAGAATCAGTACCAGAACCCGCTACGCTGGCTCTTCTGGGGATAGGTTTACTCGGCATTGGAGCCGCCAAGCGCCGCAACAAGCGCGTGTGA
- a CDS encoding diguanylate cyclase → MAEDDSQKIATSFLTGSNQASIIFILLLFGLSLATIISLLVLVSFKMDNLAQKDLYNRVEIALSVETRHLQDLIQEYSYWDEGHQNLIVQPDYKWADENIGSYLTDNYGVDFSGAILKNGSPTIGFINGVKAPLPISLWMENGLGQIITEARNNLSGRWISSHYLDIEGAIYLVSVGLFRDESSEMPKGDDSFLLIAQLLDDAFIQQLSDTYQLNSLHKLEAGAKRVDADMYLLNPMEKPIVALAWTKPTPGEHYLRQIFLPIISVFIVMATLTWSMLVHERKRQDKYIKHLYLLASKDYLTGISNRREFFSIANREMARAKRAGTTLSLIIFDIDYFKQINDKLGHHNGDAVLSELARRISENLRDFDVFARIGGEEFVVLLPETGCHTAMEIAERLRQLIHDSDFFSFDNHETIKCTISSGVAVWKNQESIDALLNRADDALYAAKRLGRNRTQSAEIYCPTEYAVTPACGG, encoded by the coding sequence GTGGCTGAAGACGACTCACAGAAAATAGCAACATCTTTCCTAACAGGATCAAACCAAGCGAGTATCATTTTTATTCTCTTACTATTCGGTTTAAGCCTAGCTACAATCATTAGCTTGCTGGTATTAGTATCTTTTAAAATGGATAATTTGGCACAGAAAGATTTATACAATCGTGTCGAAATAGCTCTGAGTGTTGAGACCCGTCATCTACAGGATCTCATCCAGGAATATTCCTACTGGGATGAAGGTCACCAGAACTTAATTGTGCAACCAGACTACAAATGGGCTGACGAAAACATTGGTAGCTACTTAACTGACAACTATGGTGTGGATTTTTCAGGGGCAATCCTGAAGAATGGATCTCCTACCATTGGGTTTATTAATGGAGTCAAGGCGCCTCTACCAATTTCATTATGGATGGAGAATGGCTTAGGTCAAATCATTACAGAAGCTCGCAACAACTTATCTGGGCGATGGATTAGCAGCCATTACCTTGATATTGAAGGCGCCATTTATTTAGTCAGTGTCGGTCTGTTCCGTGACGAAAGCAGTGAAATGCCCAAGGGCGATGATTCTTTTTTATTAATTGCCCAGCTTTTGGACGACGCCTTCATACAGCAGTTATCTGATACTTATCAACTCAATAGTTTGCATAAACTAGAAGCAGGCGCCAAACGGGTAGATGCCGATATGTATCTACTCAATCCCATGGAAAAGCCGATTGTAGCACTCGCTTGGACCAAGCCAACGCCAGGCGAACATTACCTCAGACAGATTTTTTTACCGATAATCTCAGTTTTCATAGTGATGGCCACACTTACTTGGTCTATGCTGGTGCATGAGAGGAAAAGACAGGACAAATATATAAAACATCTCTACTTACTTGCTAGTAAGGATTATCTAACAGGTATCAGCAACCGAAGAGAATTTTTTTCTATCGCTAATCGGGAAATGGCGCGTGCAAAGCGCGCCGGCACTACATTATCGTTGATCATATTCGATATTGATTACTTTAAGCAGATTAACGACAAACTAGGTCACCACAACGGCGATGCAGTACTATCTGAGTTGGCTCGACGAATTAGCGAAAACCTACGCGATTTCGATGTTTTTGCCCGAATTGGTGGAGAGGAGTTTGTCGTATTGCTACCGGAAACGGGATGCCATACCGCGATGGAGATAGCTGAAAGATTACGACAGTTGATCCATGATAGCGATTTTTTCTCCTTCGACAATCATGAAACCATTAAATGTACAATCAGTTCTGGTGTTGCTGTCTGGAAGAACCAAGAGAGTATCGATGCTCTACTAAACCGTGCTGATGATGCGCTTTATGCCGCCAAGCGCTTAGGTCGCAACCGTACTCAGAGCGCCGAGATTTACTGCCCTACAGAGTATGCAGTTACGCCCGCATGTGGCGGATAA